A window of the Leucothrix mucor DSM 2157 genome harbors these coding sequences:
- the rplP gene encoding 50S ribosomal protein L16: MLQPKRTKFRKQFKGRNRGLAVTGSSVSFGEFGLKSVDRGRLTARQIESARRAMTRHIKRGGKIWIRVFPDKPITSKPLEVRMGKGKGNVEYWVCQIQPGRMLYEMEGVSEELAREAFALAAAKLPVKTVFVTRQVM, translated from the coding sequence ATGTTACAGCCTAAAAGAACGAAATTTCGTAAGCAGTTTAAAGGACGTAACCGTGGCTTGGCCGTTACTGGTAGTAGCGTAAGCTTCGGTGAGTTTGGTTTGAAATCTGTTGATCGTGGTAGATTAACGGCTCGCCAGATTGAGTCTGCACGTCGTGCAATGACTCGTCACATTAAACGTGGTGGTAAAATTTGGATACGTGTTTTCCCTGATAAGCCAATTACTAGTAAGCCTCTTGAAGTGCGTATGGGTAAAGGTAAGGGTAACGTTGAATACTGGGTTTGCCAGATTCAGCCAGGCCGTATGTTATATGAGATGGAAGGTGTTTCCGAAGAGTTAGCCAGAGAAGCTTTCGCTTTGGCTGCCGCTAAACTTCCGGTAAAAACTGTATTTGTTACACGGCAGGTGATGTGA
- the rpmC gene encoding 50S ribosomal protein L29 codes for MKASELRSKSAEELNEELLGTLKEQFALRMQRATGQLARPSDMKNARRKIARIKTILAEMQSTGK; via the coding sequence ATGAAAGCTAGTGAACTTCGTAGTAAAAGTGCTGAAGAGCTGAATGAAGAGCTTCTTGGTACATTGAAAGAGCAGTTTGCTTTACGTATGCAGCGTGCAACAGGTCAGCTGGCTCGTCCATCAGATATGAAAAATGCACGGCGTAAAATTGCAAGAATTAAAACAATTCTTGCAGAAATGCAGTCTACAGGT